A region of the Aquipuribacter hungaricus genome:
CGCGAGCTCCGCCTGCAGGGCGTCCTCGGGGGTGCTCACCGCCACGAGGCCTCGGCGCTGCAGGTCCTGCCAGACCGCTCCGGTCGACGTGCTCACGGTGCTCCTCCTGGTGCCGGGGGCTCGCCCTCCGGCGTCGGGGCCGGCGGGGTGTCCGCCGTGACGGGCGAGGCGGTCCGGGGCGACCGCCTGCGGGGCTGGGCTGCACGGTACGCGGACACCGTCGCGCCCCCCGTCTCCCACCACCGCCACGGGGTGGCCGCCCCCTCCCCCGCGACTCCCACGCGCGGGCCCGACGCGACGGCTGCCGGGGGCTCCGGGGCGGGCAGGAGCCGCACGCGGGAGGCGGGGTCGAGCAGGTCGGTGCCGTCGTCGTCGCCGGTGATCCCGAGCGCCCGGGTCAGGCGGGCGGGACCGCGGGCGAGGTCGCGCGCCCGCACGGCAGCGGGAAGTCGGAGGCCAAG
Encoded here:
- a CDS encoding DNA-3-methyladenine glycosylase — protein: LGLRLPAAVRARDLARGPARLTRALGITGDDDGTDLLDPASRVRLLPAPEPPAAVASGPRVGVAGEGAATPWRWWETGGATVSAYRAAQPRRRSPRTASPVTADTPPAPTPEGEPPAPGGAP